Proteins encoded by one window of Dietzia sp. B32:
- a CDS encoding SDR family oxidoreductase: protein MDGKVVVVTGAGSGIGRELAREAARRGARLALSDIDVDGLTRTVELARGDGATDVHSQRLDVTEQAMVAEYAGAVAEHFGAVHLVVNNAGIAFTGAVEQSAYKDIARVMDVDYWGVVHGTKEFLPHLIASGDGHLVNVSSIFAFLSVPTQNAYNAAKAAVQQFTESLRMEMLAAGHPVDVTCVHPGGIKTAVARSAGAAEGLDSANFATIFDTKFARTEASTAARVILDGVERRKARVLVGVDAHLLDALVRLFPAGYQRGTVAVSRRFGVV, encoded by the coding sequence ATGGACGGCAAGGTCGTCGTCGTCACCGGCGCCGGTTCGGGGATCGGGCGCGAACTGGCGCGCGAGGCCGCGCGGCGCGGCGCGCGGCTGGCACTGAGCGACATCGACGTCGACGGCCTGACCCGCACCGTCGAGCTCGCGCGCGGTGACGGCGCCACCGACGTGCACTCGCAGCGCCTCGACGTCACCGAGCAGGCCATGGTCGCGGAGTACGCGGGGGCCGTCGCCGAGCACTTCGGCGCGGTCCACCTGGTCGTCAACAACGCGGGGATCGCCTTCACCGGGGCGGTCGAGCAGTCCGCCTACAAGGACATCGCGCGGGTGATGGACGTGGACTACTGGGGCGTCGTCCACGGCACCAAGGAGTTCCTGCCGCACCTCATCGCCTCCGGCGACGGCCACCTGGTCAACGTCTCCAGCATCTTCGCGTTCCTGTCCGTCCCCACCCAGAACGCCTACAACGCGGCCAAGGCGGCGGTGCAGCAGTTCACCGAGTCCCTGCGGATGGAGATGCTGGCGGCCGGGCACCCCGTCGACGTCACCTGCGTGCACCCGGGCGGGATCAAGACCGCCGTCGCCCGCAGCGCCGGCGCGGCGGAGGGCCTCGACAGCGCGAACTTCGCCACGATCTTCGACACCAAGTTCGCGCGCACGGAGGCGTCGACCGCCGCACGGGTGATCCTCGACGGCGTGGAGCGACGCAAGGCGCGAGTGCTGGTAGGGGTCGACGCGCACCTATTGGACGCCCTGGTCCGGCTGTTCCCGGCAGGCTACCAGAGGGGCACCGTCGCGGTGTCGCGCCGCTTCGGGGTGGTCTGA
- the pip gene encoding prolyl aminopeptidase, whose product MAPTTDTGRGAARRAPYPAIEPHDSGMLDVGDGQQLHWECSGNPDGAPVVFVHGGPGGGTTPAHRRMFDPAAYRIILFDQRGCGRSTPHVAEGADLSVNTTRHLIDDLERLREHLGVETWLVFGGSWGSTLALAYAQDHPDRVRGLVLRGIFLCRPSEIDWFYRGGAAHLFPDVWEGYLAPLLAADGADAVHGPGYDHVAAYHRLLHCGDPQIEIEAARAWTTWETSTSTLLPRPVDTGGDHDRFSLAFARIENHYFASDAFLQGRAILDRMDRIAHLPAVIVHGRYDVVCPVVSAWELHAAWPGSELHIVPDAGHAMAEPGTTHHLLEATDRFRP is encoded by the coding sequence ATGGCACCGACGACCGACACCGGGCGCGGCGCCGCCCGCCGCGCCCCCTACCCCGCGATCGAACCGCACGACAGCGGGATGCTCGACGTGGGCGACGGCCAGCAGCTCCACTGGGAGTGCTCCGGCAACCCGGACGGCGCCCCCGTGGTGTTCGTCCACGGCGGACCCGGCGGTGGGACCACCCCCGCGCACCGGCGCATGTTCGACCCGGCCGCCTACCGGATCATCCTGTTCGACCAGCGGGGATGCGGACGGAGCACCCCGCACGTCGCCGAGGGCGCGGACCTGTCGGTCAACACGACCCGTCATCTGATCGACGACCTCGAGCGACTGCGGGAGCACCTCGGCGTCGAGACGTGGCTGGTCTTCGGCGGCTCGTGGGGGTCGACTCTGGCACTGGCCTACGCCCAGGACCATCCGGACAGGGTTCGTGGTCTGGTCCTGCGCGGCATCTTCCTGTGCCGTCCGAGCGAGATCGACTGGTTCTACCGCGGTGGCGCGGCGCACCTGTTCCCCGACGTGTGGGAGGGCTATCTCGCGCCGCTGCTCGCCGCGGACGGGGCGGACGCCGTCCACGGGCCGGGCTACGACCACGTCGCCGCCTACCACCGGCTCCTGCACTGCGGTGATCCGCAGATCGAGATCGAGGCGGCCCGGGCGTGGACCACGTGGGAGACGTCGACCTCGACGCTGCTCCCCCGGCCCGTCGACACCGGCGGGGACCACGACCGTTTCTCGCTGGCCTTCGCCCGGATCGAGAACCACTACTTCGCCAGCGACGCGTTCCTGCAGGGCCGGGCGATCCTGGACCGGATGGACCGCATCGCCCATCTCCCGGCCGTGATCGTCCACGGCCGGTACGACGTGGTGTGCCCGGTCGTGAGCGCGTGGGAACTGCACGCGGCGTGGCCGGGTTCCGAGCTGCACATCGTCCCCGACGCCGGGCACGCGATGGCCGAGCCCGGCACGACCCACCACCTGCTGGAGGCCACGGACCGCTTCCGGCCCTGA
- a CDS encoding DUF732 domain-containing protein, whose translation MSSRTRLTASGVATAVVAAVLAGCGGATVDGEAPEVSSEPTASVATSSPFAQERPEKPTGPVPPPSPQSPAPEPMPGEPEPLPPPEEAPADAPGPGAAEPPPPAPGGGDFVALLERRGVTLPEGVDPVVTATEACGRFDGGQQMDEVSGWLGERAGLDPDGQGFFLGAAVGTYCPQNFPKLG comes from the coding sequence ATGAGTTCACGTACGCGCCTGACCGCCTCCGGCGTCGCCACCGCTGTGGTGGCGGCAGTCCTCGCGGGGTGCGGCGGGGCGACGGTGGACGGCGAGGCCCCGGAGGTGTCCTCGGAACCCACTGCGTCGGTGGCCACCTCGTCGCCGTTCGCCCAGGAGCGGCCGGAGAAGCCCACCGGCCCGGTTCCGCCTCCTTCGCCCCAGTCGCCGGCTCCCGAGCCGATGCCGGGGGAGCCCGAACCGCTGCCGCCGCCCGAGGAGGCACCGGCGGACGCACCCGGCCCGGGGGCTGCCGAGCCCCCGCCGCCGGCTCCCGGGGGTGGGGACTTCGTCGCACTGCTCGAGCGGCGGGGCGTCACCCTGCCCGAGGGCGTGGATCCCGTCGTGACGGCCACCGAGGCCTGCGGCCGGTTCGACGGCGGGCAGCAGATGGACGAGGTCTCCGGATGGCTGGGGGAGCGGGCCGGCCTCGACCCCGACGGCCAGGGCTTCTTCCTCGGCGCTGCGGTCGGGACCTACTGTCCCCAGAACTTCCCCAAGCTCGGCTGA
- the glnA gene encoding type I glutamate--ammonia ligase, which translates to MNRQQEYVLRTLEERDIRFVRLWFTDVLGTLKSVAVAPAELEGAFGEGIGFDGSAIEGFSRVSEADTVAKPDPSTFQVLPWAHADGKQHSARIFCDIYNPDGSPSWADPRHVLRRQLNKAADLGFSCYVHPEIEFFLFKDLDTDGAEPVPTDNGGYFDQAVHDSAPHFRRHAIEALEAMGISVEFSHHENAPGQQEIDLRYADALSMADNIMTFRYVVKEVAMNNGVWASFMPKPLRDHPGSAMHTHMSLFEGDANAFHDPDDEYQLSTTAKSFVAGILTHAPEFSAVTNQWVNSYKRLIGGGEAPTAATWGRANRSALVRVPMYTPNKASSRRIEVRSPDSACNPYLAYAVMFAAGIKGVQEGYELPPESEDDVWTMSRRERRAMGYTDLPGSLEQALDAMEESELVAEALGEHVFEFFLRNKRREWREYRNDVTPYELRHYLNL; encoded by the coding sequence ATGAACCGCCAGCAGGAGTACGTTCTCAGGACCTTGGAAGAGCGCGATATCCGGTTCGTCCGGCTCTGGTTCACCGACGTCCTCGGCACCCTCAAGTCGGTCGCCGTGGCGCCGGCGGAGCTCGAGGGCGCCTTCGGGGAGGGGATCGGCTTCGACGGCTCGGCCATCGAGGGCTTCTCCCGGGTCTCGGAGGCGGACACCGTCGCGAAGCCCGATCCGTCGACCTTCCAGGTGCTCCCGTGGGCCCACGCCGACGGCAAGCAGCACTCCGCACGAATCTTCTGCGACATCTACAACCCGGACGGCAGCCCCAGCTGGGCCGACCCCCGGCACGTGCTGCGCCGCCAGCTCAACAAGGCCGCCGACCTCGGGTTCTCGTGCTACGTGCACCCCGAGATCGAGTTCTTCCTGTTCAAGGACCTGGACACCGACGGCGCGGAACCGGTGCCCACCGACAACGGTGGCTACTTCGACCAGGCGGTCCACGACTCGGCGCCCCACTTCCGACGCCACGCGATCGAGGCACTGGAGGCCATGGGCATCTCCGTGGAGTTCTCCCACCACGAGAACGCGCCGGGGCAGCAGGAGATCGACCTGCGCTACGCCGACGCCCTGAGCATGGCGGACAACATCATGACGTTCCGCTACGTGGTCAAGGAGGTGGCCATGAACAACGGGGTGTGGGCGTCGTTCATGCCCAAGCCCCTGCGCGACCACCCGGGCTCGGCGATGCACACCCACATGAGCCTGTTCGAGGGCGACGCCAACGCGTTCCACGACCCGGACGACGAGTACCAGCTGTCGACCACCGCGAAGTCGTTCGTCGCGGGCATCCTCACCCACGCGCCCGAGTTCTCCGCCGTGACCAACCAGTGGGTCAACTCCTACAAGCGTCTCATCGGCGGCGGCGAGGCCCCCACCGCGGCCACGTGGGGACGGGCCAACCGTTCGGCCCTCGTCCGCGTGCCCATGTACACGCCCAACAAGGCGTCGTCGCGGCGGATCGAGGTGCGCAGTCCCGATTCGGCCTGCAACCCGTACCTGGCCTATGCGGTGATGTTCGCCGCAGGGATCAAGGGTGTGCAGGAGGGCTACGAGCTCCCGCCGGAGTCCGAGGACGACGTGTGGACCATGAGCCGCCGCGAGCGGCGCGCGATGGGGTACACCGACCTCCCGGGCAGCCTCGAGCAGGCGCTGGACGCGATGGAGGAGTCCGAGTTGGTCGCCGAGGCGCTGGGCGAGCACGTCTTCGAGTTCTTCCTGCGAAACAAGCGGCGTGAGTGGCGCGAGTACCGCAACGACGTGACCCCGTACGAGCTGCGGCACTACCTCAACTTGTGA
- the panB gene encoding 3-methyl-2-oxobutanoate hydroxymethyltransferase, which translates to MSDSPDTPVYGAGGAPAPTPQGDGPQGLTRVTRLHHLAELKAAGEPWPMLTAYDFVSARLFQEAGIPVLLVGDSAANVVYGYDTTVPVTEDEMIPLVRAVTRGAPKALVVADLVFGSYEASPTQAVAAATRMMKEGGAQAVKLEGGVRMVPQIKAIVDAGIPVMAHIGFTPQSVNGLGGFRVQGRGDAADQLRADARAVQEAGAFSVVMEMVPADLAREVTAELQISTVGIGAGNGCDAQVLVWQDMAGHSTGRTAKFVKRYAELADTLRDAAREYGTEVRSRAFPGAEHSF; encoded by the coding sequence ATGAGCGACTCCCCCGACACCCCGGTCTACGGCGCCGGCGGCGCACCGGCTCCGACACCGCAGGGCGACGGGCCGCAGGGCCTGACCCGGGTCACCCGTCTGCACCACCTCGCCGAGCTGAAGGCCGCCGGCGAGCCGTGGCCGATGCTCACCGCCTACGACTTCGTCTCCGCGCGGCTGTTCCAGGAGGCCGGGATCCCCGTGCTGCTCGTGGGCGACTCGGCGGCCAACGTGGTCTACGGCTATGACACGACGGTCCCGGTGACCGAGGACGAGATGATCCCGCTGGTGCGGGCGGTCACCCGCGGCGCCCCCAAGGCGCTCGTCGTGGCGGACCTGGTCTTCGGCAGCTATGAGGCCTCGCCGACGCAGGCCGTGGCCGCGGCCACCCGCATGATGAAGGAAGGCGGCGCCCAGGCCGTCAAGCTCGAGGGCGGGGTGCGGATGGTCCCGCAGATCAAGGCGATCGTGGACGCCGGGATCCCCGTGATGGCCCACATCGGGTTCACCCCGCAGTCCGTCAACGGGCTGGGCGGGTTCCGGGTCCAGGGCCGCGGCGACGCAGCGGATCAGCTGCGTGCCGACGCGCGCGCCGTCCAGGAGGCCGGGGCGTTCTCCGTGGTGATGGAGATGGTGCCCGCCGACCTCGCCCGCGAGGTGACCGCGGAGCTGCAGATCTCGACCGTGGGCATCGGAGCCGGCAACGGGTGCGACGCCCAGGTGCTGGTCTGGCAGGACATGGCCGGTCACAGCACCGGTCGCACCGCGAAGTTCGTCAAGCGGTACGCCGAGCTGGCGGACACGCTGCGCGACGCCGCCCGTGAGTACGGCACCGAGGTCCGCTCGCGGGCCTTCCCCGGCGCCGAGCACTCCTTCTGA
- a CDS encoding bifunctional [glutamine synthetase] adenylyltransferase/[glutamine synthetase]-adenylyl-L-tyrosine phosphorylase, whose translation MVSRDSSRPRLPSPGRLGLLDDRAADWLDYLGWTDDDAVPVLWSLSRAPDPDLALGALVRLHESLAAGSHDESGSAGAGVAALDGALRSDSRLRARLLGLLGSSSALGDHLVAEPTRWTLLRADLPAFEDILADMLSAVEAVPEQAVADAPEPSQREDLRSVGTYRAGVTGGAAVSVLRSTYRDHVALLAAHDVAVAVEDDEPALPFIEVGRRLSDLADAALTAALAVAVATVYPDSPMPGRLGVVAMGKGGARELNYISDVDVIFVAEPADARTGRVAGEMMRIGSMAFFEVDAALRPEGKSGELVRTLDSHTAYYKRWAKTWEFQAQLKARPMTGDMALAVEYHDTVHPMVWTAAERDDFVHDVQAMRRRVEENVPEALRERELKLGRGGLRDVEFAVQLLQMVHGRTDEDLRVTSTVEALGALRDGGYIAREDGAELMAAYEFLRLLEHRLQLQRYKRTHLLPEDDDEEAYRWLARAAHIRPNGPNDAAQVLRQSLRELRRRVRRLHSKLFYRPLLDSIASYDAEALSLSPEAMERQLAALGFAAPRNALGHLRALAGQNSRRGRIQALLLPTFMEWLADTADPDAGLLAYRRLCEEHEEVTWFLRTLRDDSIVARRLVRVLGTSAFVAGLLTRNPEVIPDLTDGAQGPVLVASKVSDIASALTASAARHPTPERVIAAARSLRRAELARIGAADVLQMISVPDVGRRLSAVWRAVLEASLAAVVRDMMPEGGAAPARIAYIGMGRLGGDELSYSSDADVMIVCDPAEGVPEDEAVRWATQVAERVGRLLSSPSSDPPLDLDADLRPEGRNGPLVRTLASYRAYYAKWAETWELQALLRAAFAAGDRDLGLDFLHMIDEFRYPEQGVPPKIVQEIRRMKARIDSERLPRGADPATHTKLGRGGLADVEWCAQLLTMQHAARVPGLHTTSTLEALDAAASAELLSESERDALVDSWLMAGHARNALVLARGKAVDQLPGQGAILAAVAMICTGSADGAGFLNEYLRVTRLGRKAVDHVFWGED comes from the coding sequence ATCGTGAGCAGGGATTCCTCGCGACCACGGCTACCGAGCCCGGGCCGCCTCGGGCTGCTAGACGACCGAGCCGCGGACTGGCTCGACTACCTGGGGTGGACCGACGACGACGCGGTCCCGGTGCTGTGGTCGCTGTCCCGGGCTCCGGACCCCGACCTCGCTCTGGGAGCCCTGGTGCGGCTCCACGAATCACTCGCCGCCGGTTCCCACGATGAGAGCGGCTCCGCCGGCGCCGGCGTCGCGGCGCTGGACGGCGCCCTGCGGTCCGACTCGCGGCTGCGCGCGCGACTGCTGGGGCTGCTCGGGTCGTCGAGCGCTCTGGGGGACCACCTCGTCGCGGAGCCCACCCGGTGGACGCTGTTGCGGGCGGACCTCCCCGCGTTCGAGGACATCCTGGCCGACATGCTCAGTGCGGTCGAGGCGGTCCCGGAGCAGGCCGTGGCAGACGCCCCCGAGCCGTCCCAGCGGGAGGATCTGCGCAGCGTCGGCACCTACCGCGCCGGGGTCACCGGCGGCGCCGCGGTCAGCGTGCTGCGCTCCACCTACCGCGATCACGTGGCCCTGCTCGCCGCCCACGACGTGGCCGTGGCCGTCGAGGACGACGAACCCGCACTTCCCTTCATCGAGGTGGGTCGGCGGCTGTCCGACCTCGCCGACGCCGCACTGACCGCCGCCCTCGCGGTCGCGGTGGCCACCGTCTATCCGGATTCGCCGATGCCGGGCAGGCTGGGCGTGGTCGCCATGGGCAAGGGCGGTGCGCGGGAACTCAACTACATCTCGGACGTCGACGTGATCTTCGTGGCCGAGCCCGCCGACGCCAGGACCGGGCGGGTGGCGGGGGAGATGATGCGCATCGGGTCCATGGCCTTCTTCGAGGTTGACGCGGCACTGCGTCCGGAGGGCAAGTCCGGCGAATTGGTGCGCACACTCGACTCACACACGGCCTACTACAAGCGTTGGGCCAAGACGTGGGAGTTCCAGGCACAGCTCAAGGCGCGCCCCATGACCGGCGACATGGCACTGGCCGTGGAGTACCACGACACCGTCCACCCGATGGTGTGGACCGCCGCCGAACGGGACGACTTCGTCCACGACGTGCAGGCGATGCGACGGCGGGTCGAGGAGAACGTGCCCGAGGCCCTGCGCGAGCGGGAACTCAAACTCGGGCGCGGTGGCCTGCGCGACGTCGAGTTCGCCGTGCAGCTGCTGCAGATGGTCCACGGCCGCACGGACGAGGACCTGCGGGTCACCAGCACCGTCGAGGCGCTCGGAGCCCTGCGCGACGGCGGGTACATCGCGCGTGAGGACGGCGCGGAACTGATGGCCGCCTACGAGTTCCTCCGCCTGCTCGAGCACCGTCTCCAGCTGCAGCGCTACAAGCGCACCCACCTGCTACCGGAGGACGACGACGAGGAGGCCTACCGCTGGCTGGCCCGCGCGGCGCACATCCGGCCGAACGGGCCGAACGACGCCGCCCAGGTGCTGCGGCAGAGTCTGCGGGAGCTGCGCCGCCGGGTGCGACGCCTGCACTCGAAGCTCTTCTACCGCCCGCTGCTGGACTCGATCGCCTCCTACGACGCCGAGGCGCTCTCCCTCAGCCCGGAGGCGATGGAGCGTCAGCTGGCCGCCCTCGGCTTCGCGGCTCCCCGCAACGCGTTGGGTCACCTGCGTGCGCTCGCGGGGCAGAACAGTCGCCGGGGCCGCATCCAGGCGCTGCTGCTGCCCACGTTCATGGAGTGGCTCGCCGACACGGCGGACCCCGACGCGGGGCTGCTGGCCTACCGGCGCCTGTGCGAGGAGCACGAGGAGGTCACCTGGTTCCTGCGCACACTGCGCGATGACAGCATCGTCGCCCGCCGTCTGGTGCGGGTCCTGGGGACCTCGGCGTTCGTGGCCGGCCTGCTCACGCGCAATCCCGAGGTGATCCCCGATCTCACCGACGGCGCGCAGGGGCCGGTGCTGGTGGCCTCCAAGGTCTCCGACATCGCCTCCGCGCTCACCGCCTCCGCCGCCCGGCACCCGACTCCCGAGCGGGTCATCGCGGCGGCGCGGTCGCTGCGCCGCGCCGAGCTGGCCCGGATCGGTGCCGCGGACGTTCTACAGATGATCTCGGTCCCCGACGTGGGGAGGCGACTGTCGGCCGTGTGGCGTGCGGTGCTCGAGGCGTCGCTGGCCGCGGTGGTCCGCGACATGATGCCCGAGGGCGGTGCGGCGCCGGCCCGCATCGCCTACATCGGGATGGGGCGGCTCGGCGGGGACGAGCTGTCCTACAGTTCGGACGCGGACGTGATGATCGTCTGCGACCCGGCCGAGGGCGTCCCGGAGGACGAGGCGGTCCGGTGGGCCACGCAGGTGGCCGAGCGGGTGGGCAGGTTGCTGTCCTCGCCGTCGTCGGATCCCCCGCTGGACCTGGACGCCGACCTGCGCCCCGAGGGGCGGAACGGCCCCCTCGTGCGCACTCTGGCCTCCTACCGCGCCTACTACGCCAAGTGGGCCGAGACCTGGGAGCTGCAGGCGCTGCTCCGCGCCGCGTTCGCCGCCGGCGACCGCGACCTCGGGCTGGACTTCCTCCACATGATCGACGAGTTCCGCTACCCGGAACAGGGTGTGCCGCCGAAGATCGTCCAGGAGATCCGCCGCATGAAGGCGAGGATCGACTCGGAGCGACTGCCCCGCGGCGCGGACCCGGCCACCCACACCAAGCTCGGGCGCGGTGGCCTGGCGGATGTGGAATGGTGCGCCCAACTGTTGACGATGCAGCACGCCGCCCGGGTACCCGGCCTCCACACGACGTCCACGCTCGAGGCGCTCGACGCCGCGGCCTCCGCCGAACTGTTGTCCGAGTCCGAGCGCGATGCCCTGGTCGACTCGTGGTTGATGGCCGGGCACGCCCGCAACGCTCTGGTGCTGGCACGCGGCAAAGCGGTCGACCAGCTCCCGGGGCAGGGTGCGATCCTTGCGGCGGTGGCGATGATCTGCACGGGTTCGGCCGACGGTGCGGGGTTCCTCAACGAGTACCTCCGCGTGACCCGTCTCGGGCGCAAGGCTGTCGACCACGTGTTCTGGGGCGAGGACTGA
- a CDS encoding endonuclease/exonuclease/phosphatase family protein, giving the protein MTRRRPVARAIAVLAVLVAGAGVTLHHSRSELPAVPVLASFAVAAWAFSLVALIAAVRARSVLLGIIAVALVGAGVVQYGPLVAPPRQIDDDEGLPVRVMVQNLEFGRAAPHDVVRAVRTGGVDLLMTVETTPEAADALRTAGLTGLLPHEAAATAPTTQGVAVWSRFPLSPPERVEGFSLGLLRTEMAGPGGPVTVVAAHPVAPVFDAPAAVDEADRLRWYLGSLPGPGPVVVGGDFNATWDHVRFRDLRGLGYTDSVSGGSDGWVPTWPAGRRIPPLIGIDHVLARGAVAVGETDTVEVARTDHLGVLATVLLPAPGSG; this is encoded by the coding sequence TTGACCCGTCGGCGCCCGGTCGCCCGGGCCATCGCCGTCCTCGCCGTGCTCGTCGCCGGCGCCGGGGTGACGCTGCACCACTCACGCTCGGAGCTCCCGGCGGTGCCGGTCCTCGCGTCGTTCGCGGTCGCCGCGTGGGCGTTCTCCCTGGTCGCCTTGATCGCGGCCGTCCGCGCACGGTCGGTGCTTCTCGGGATCATCGCCGTCGCGCTCGTCGGCGCCGGGGTGGTCCAGTACGGGCCCCTCGTGGCCCCGCCACGCCAGATCGACGACGACGAGGGCCTGCCGGTTCGGGTGATGGTGCAGAACCTCGAGTTCGGCCGAGCCGCCCCGCACGACGTGGTCCGGGCGGTCCGCACCGGCGGGGTCGACCTGCTCATGACCGTGGAGACGACGCCGGAGGCGGCGGACGCGCTGCGCACCGCGGGGCTGACGGGGCTGCTGCCGCACGAGGCGGCCGCGACCGCTCCCACGACCCAGGGGGTGGCGGTGTGGTCGCGGTTCCCCCTCTCGCCGCCGGAGAGGGTCGAGGGCTTCAGCCTCGGACTGCTGCGCACCGAGATGGCGGGTCCGGGCGGACCGGTGACGGTGGTGGCCGCACACCCCGTGGCTCCGGTGTTCGACGCACCCGCCGCCGTGGACGAGGCCGATCGACTGCGCTGGTACCTCGGCAGCCTGCCCGGGCCCGGGCCGGTCGTGGTGGGCGGGGACTTCAACGCCACCTGGGATCACGTGCGGTTCCGGGACCTGCGGGGTCTCGGTTACACGGACTCCGTCTCGGGCGGGAGCGACGGGTGGGTGCCCACCTGGCCGGCGGGTCGGCGGATCCCCCCGCTCATCGGTATCGACCACGTGCTGGCCCGCGGTGCGGTCGCCGTGGGGGAGACGGACACCGTCGAGGTGGCCAGGACGGATCACCTCGGAGTGCTCGCGACGGTGCTTCTCCCCGCGCCCGGGTCCGGGTGA
- a CDS encoding NAD(P)/FAD-dependent oxidoreductase, with product MDQPEIVDTLVVGAGFSGLGAAIRLAQEGFDDLVVLERGPDVGGTWRDNSYPGAACDVPSHLYSYSFALNPDWSRAFSPQGEIYDYIRRVTHEAGVRDKIRFGVDVTSVDYSESRGRWTVRTSEGVYDARVVVLGVGALCEPRLPEIDGIGDFAGPVFHTARWDHSVTLADRRVAVIGTGASAIQVVPSIAPTVAHLDVYQRTAPWVLPRMDRQYPRVERSLYRRVPGLQRAVRALQYASREFQVVGLTRTRAALAPIKALGRAHLAMQVRDRALRARLTPHFEIGCKRILLSNSWYPALSRDNVDVVTEPITRVTGTGIVTGDGVEHPTDVLVVATGFHVTDSPFFERVRGTDGRTLADKWQSEGMEAYKGTTVAGYPNLFVLVGPATGLGHSSMIYMIESQLNYLVDALRTMRDRDLQTVEVRSAVQDAYNRELRDSTGETVWVTGCRSWYLDAKGNAPAVWPDFTFSFRNQTREFDLSAYRRTAADATDVTRTGQEALS from the coding sequence GTGGATCAGCCGGAAATCGTCGACACCCTCGTCGTGGGGGCCGGGTTCTCCGGGCTCGGCGCGGCCATCAGACTCGCGCAGGAGGGCTTCGACGACCTCGTGGTCCTCGAGCGCGGCCCGGATGTCGGCGGGACGTGGCGGGACAACAGCTACCCCGGGGCGGCGTGCGACGTCCCGTCCCACCTCTACTCGTACTCCTTCGCCCTCAACCCCGACTGGTCGCGGGCCTTCTCGCCGCAGGGCGAGATCTACGACTACATCCGCCGGGTGACCCACGAGGCCGGCGTGCGCGACAAGATCCGCTTCGGCGTCGACGTCACCTCCGTCGACTACTCCGAGTCCCGCGGCCGGTGGACGGTGCGCACCAGCGAGGGGGTATACGACGCCCGCGTGGTGGTGCTGGGCGTCGGCGCACTGTGCGAGCCCAGGCTCCCCGAGATCGACGGCATCGGAGACTTCGCCGGGCCCGTCTTCCACACCGCCCGGTGGGACCACTCGGTGACGCTTGCCGATCGGCGCGTCGCGGTGATCGGCACCGGCGCCTCGGCGATCCAGGTGGTGCCGTCCATCGCCCCGACCGTGGCGCACCTCGACGTCTACCAGCGCACCGCGCCCTGGGTACTGCCGCGTATGGATCGGCAGTACCCCCGGGTCGAGCGGTCGCTGTACCGCCGGGTGCCCGGGTTGCAACGCGCGGTGCGGGCCCTGCAGTACGCCAGCCGCGAGTTCCAGGTGGTGGGCCTGACCCGCACGCGCGCGGCGCTGGCGCCGATCAAGGCGCTCGGACGGGCGCACCTGGCGATGCAGGTGCGCGACCGGGCGCTGCGCGCGCGGCTCACCCCGCACTTCGAGATCGGGTGCAAGCGCATCCTGCTGTCCAACTCCTGGTACCCGGCACTGTCCCGGGACAACGTCGACGTGGTCACCGAGCCGATCACCCGTGTCACCGGGACCGGGATCGTCACCGGTGACGGCGTCGAGCACCCCACGGACGTCCTGGTGGTGGCCACCGGCTTCCACGTCACCGACTCCCCGTTCTTCGAGCGGGTCCGCGGAACGGACGGACGCACGCTCGCGGACAAGTGGCAGAGCGAGGGCATGGAGGCCTACAAGGGCACCACCGTCGCCGGCTACCCCAACCTGTTCGTCCTGGTGGGCCCCGCCACCGGGCTCGGGCACTCGTCGATGATCTACATGATCGAGTCCCAGCTCAACTACCTCGTGGACGCGCTGCGCACCATGCGCGACCGCGACCTGCAGACCGTCGAGGTGCGTTCGGCCGTCCAGGACGCGTACAACCGTGAGTTGCGCGACAGCACCGGCGAGACCGTGTGGGTGACCGGCTGTCGCAGCTGGTACCTCGACGCCAAGGGCAACGCGCCGGCCGTGTGGCCGGACTTCACGTTCTCCTTCCGCAACCAGACGCGGGAGTTCGACCTGAGCGCGTATCGGCGGACCGCGGCCGACGCCACGGACGTGACGCGTACCGGGCAGGAGGCCCTCTCGTGA